One window from the genome of Bacteroidales bacterium encodes:
- the trxB gene encoding thioredoxin-disulfide reductase, with amino-acid sequence MSSSEEPASPKKELEVSEHLRCLILGSGPAGYTAAIYAARANLNPVMYTGMQMGGQLTTTTEVDNFPGYPEGTDGTAMMEDLKKQAERFGTQVRFGMATRVDFSGKVKQVVIDDNTLIEADSVILATGATAKYLGLESEEKFKGYGVSACATCDGFFYKDKVVAVVGGGDTAAEEATYLAGICKKVYLIVRRDELRASKAMQKRVFNTRNIEVLWKHQTKEVLGDQVVNGLELYKNKGEANEETLQIDIDGFFLAIGHTPNSDIFKEFLETDEVGYVQTVPGSAKTNVPGIFACGDLQDNTYRQAVTAAGTGCMAALDAERYLGELE; translated from the coding sequence ATGAGCAGTTCCGAGGAACCTGCCAGCCCCAAAAAAGAACTTGAAGTTTCTGAACATCTGAGGTGCCTGATCCTGGGATCCGGACCTGCAGGGTATACGGCGGCCATTTATGCCGCCCGAGCCAACCTGAATCCGGTTATGTATACCGGGATGCAGATGGGCGGACAGCTGACCACAACCACGGAGGTGGACAATTTTCCCGGTTACCCGGAGGGTACCGACGGGACAGCCATGATGGAAGACCTGAAAAAGCAGGCGGAGCGTTTCGGCACCCAGGTCCGTTTCGGAATGGCCACCCGGGTCGATTTCTCCGGAAAGGTCAAGCAGGTGGTGATTGATGACAACACGCTGATCGAGGCCGACAGTGTGATCCTGGCGACCGGGGCCACAGCCAAATACCTGGGGCTGGAGTCGGAGGAGAAGTTCAAGGGCTATGGCGTGTCGGCCTGTGCCACCTGTGACGGATTTTTCTATAAGGATAAGGTGGTCGCGGTTGTAGGCGGAGGAGATACTGCGGCTGAGGAGGCCACCTACCTGGCCGGCATATGTAAAAAGGTCTATTTGATAGTACGCAGGGATGAATTGCGAGCGTCCAAGGCCATGCAGAAAAGGGTGTTCAACACCAGGAATATTGAAGTGCTCTGGAAGCATCAGACCAAAGAGGTCCTGGGCGATCAGGTGGTAAACGGACTGGAGCTATACAAGAATAAAGGAGAGGCAAATGAGGAGACCCTTCAGATAGATATTGACGGATTCTTTCTGGCCATCGGGCATACGCCCAATTCAGATATCTTCAAGGAATTTCTGGAAACCGACGAAGTGGGATATGTCCAGACCGTTCCGGGGTCTGCCAAAACCAATGTTCCCGGGATTTTCGCCTGTGGGGATCTGCAGGACAATACCTACCGCCAGGCGGTTACCGCAGCGGGAACAGGATGCATGGCTGCCCTGGATGCAGAGCGCTACCTGGGGGAGCTTGAATAA
- the bamD gene encoding outer membrane protein assembly factor BamD: MFKKGIVFGLLFTAAAWILSGCGEYDKLLKSRDFQKKYEVGVQFYEEGEYAKAATLLDQVDNIFRGTTKADTVKYFQAKSYYGQRDYMMAGYYFSELSSTYASSVYLEEADFMIGYCYYKQSPRPELDQANTYKTITAMQMFMVKYPTSDRISECQEIITEMSDKLVEKSFISARLYYDLGYYKSAILALRNSLIEYPETKYREELMFLILKSTYLLADNSIPSKQAERFQTTVDEYYSYIGEFPEGPNSREAKRMYESSTNFLENHNKQS, encoded by the coding sequence ATGTTTAAAAAGGGGATAGTTTTTGGGCTTCTGTTTACAGCCGCCGCATGGATCCTGAGTGGATGCGGAGAGTATGATAAGTTGTTGAAAAGCAGAGACTTTCAGAAAAAGTACGAAGTAGGGGTCCAGTTCTATGAGGAGGGGGAATATGCCAAGGCAGCTACCCTGCTCGATCAGGTGGACAATATCTTCAGAGGGACCACCAAGGCCGATACGGTCAAATATTTCCAGGCAAAAAGTTATTACGGGCAACGCGATTATATGATGGCCGGTTATTATTTCAGTGAACTTTCGTCGACTTATGCAAGCAGCGTTTACCTGGAAGAGGCTGATTTTATGATCGGATACTGTTATTACAAACAGTCGCCGAGGCCCGAACTGGACCAGGCAAATACTTACAAAACCATCACTGCCATGCAGATGTTCATGGTCAAATATCCCACTTCTGACCGGATTAGCGAGTGCCAGGAGATTATTACGGAAATGAGCGATAAGCTGGTTGAGAAATCCTTTATCAGTGCCCGTTTATATTATGATCTGGGATATTATAAATCGGCCATTCTGGCCCTGCGCAACAGCCTGATTGAATATCCGGAAACCAAATACCGGGAAGAGCTTATGTTCCTGATCTTAAAGTCTACCTATCTCCTGGCTGATAACAGCATACCCAGTAAGCAGGCGGAGCGTTTTCAGACCACAGTGGATGAGTACTACAGTTATATTGGAGAATTCCCCGAAGGTCCAAACAGCAGGGAGGCCAAAAGGATGTATGAATCCTCCACCAATTTTTTAGAAAATCATAATAAGCAATCATAA
- a CDS encoding aminotransferase class I/II-fold pyridoxal phosphate-dependent enzyme: MDIFERITKNRGPIGQYQKAGHGYFAFPKLEGEISAHMKFRGKEVLTWSLNNYLGLGNHPEVRKTDAAAAAEYGMAYPMGARMMSGQTRKHEELERELASFVQKEDAFLLNYGYQGMASIIDALTTRNDVIVYDSESHACILDGMRMSLAKRYVFPHNNMENLEKQLERAVKRADQQGGGVLVISEGVFGMAGDLGNLKAICDMKDKFKFRLLVDDAHGFGTMGATGMGTGEHFGVQDKIDLYFSTFAKAMAGIGGFVASDTDVVDYLRYNMRSQTYAKSLPMPMVIGALKRLEMLKSMPALRERLWSVVNALQSGLKEAGFDIGATQSPVTPVYMRGGIIEATNLILDLRENYNIFCSMVIYPVVPKGDILLRLIPTSMHSLDDVHETIQAFTECRTKLEAGEYKSDTFQDISALRV, translated from the coding sequence GTGGATATTTTTGAAAGAATTACCAAGAACAGAGGCCCTATCGGGCAGTATCAGAAGGCGGGACACGGCTACTTTGCCTTTCCCAAACTGGAAGGAGAAATCTCCGCGCATATGAAATTTCGCGGAAAAGAGGTGTTAACATGGAGCCTGAACAATTATCTCGGACTTGGAAACCACCCCGAAGTAAGAAAAACGGATGCTGCAGCTGCAGCTGAATATGGAATGGCCTACCCCATGGGGGCCAGGATGATGTCGGGCCAGACCCGCAAGCATGAGGAACTGGAGCGTGAGCTGGCGTCTTTTGTCCAGAAGGAAGACGCTTTTCTGCTGAACTATGGTTACCAGGGCATGGCATCGATCATCGACGCTCTTACCACCAGGAATGATGTGATCGTCTACGATTCAGAATCGCACGCCTGTATCCTGGATGGTATGCGCATGTCGCTGGCCAAAAGATATGTGTTTCCCCACAACAACATGGAAAATCTGGAGAAGCAGCTCGAACGCGCAGTAAAACGCGCCGATCAGCAGGGCGGCGGTGTGCTGGTTATCTCGGAAGGGGTTTTCGGAATGGCCGGAGACCTGGGAAACCTGAAGGCGATTTGTGACATGAAAGACAAGTTTAAATTCAGGCTGCTGGTGGATGATGCCCATGGTTTCGGGACCATGGGGGCCACCGGAATGGGGACCGGAGAACACTTTGGGGTCCAGGATAAAATTGACCTCTACTTCTCCACCTTTGCCAAAGCCATGGCCGGGATTGGCGGATTTGTTGCCAGTGATACCGATGTGGTGGATTACCTGCGTTACAACATGCGTTCTCAGACCTATGCCAAATCCCTTCCCATGCCTATGGTGATCGGTGCACTGAAAAGGCTCGAGATGCTGAAATCCATGCCGGCATTAAGAGAGAGGCTCTGGAGCGTGGTCAATGCCCTGCAATCGGGTCTTAAAGAGGCCGGGTTTGATATCGGTGCCACGCAATCGCCGGTTACACCGGTTTATATGCGGGGCGGAATTATCGAAGCCACCAACCTGATCCTGGACCTGAGGGAAAATTACAACATCTTCTGCTCCATGGTCATTTACCCGGTAGTGCCCAAGGGAGATATCCTGCTGCGGCTGATTCCCACCTCCATGCACAGCCTGGACGATGTGCACGAAACCATCCAGGCCTTTACCGAGTGCCGGACCAAGCTGGAAGCCGGAGAATACAAATCGGATACTTTCCAGGATATTTCCGCACTGCGCGTGTAG
- a CDS encoding DNA-directed RNA polymerase subunit omega encodes MDYKKTKAPLTTVTRDLNDLDVGTDNIYETVMVASKRANQISEEMKLELNRKLEEFASYTDNLEEVFENPEQIEISKFFERLPKPSLISLQELTDDQIYFRINEAPEIEEQ; translated from the coding sequence ATGGATTACAAAAAAACGAAGGCGCCACTGACTACAGTGACCAGGGATTTGAATGACCTGGATGTTGGAACCGATAACATTTATGAGACGGTTATGGTGGCCTCCAAAAGAGCTAACCAGATCAGCGAGGAGATGAAACTGGAGTTGAACAGGAAGCTGGAGGAGTTTGCCTCTTATACCGATAACCTGGAAGAAGTATTTGAGAATCCCGAGCAGATCGAGATCTCCAAATTCTTCGAAAGATTACCAAAGCCTTCCCTGATTTCTCTTCAGGAATTAACAGACGATCAGATATATTTCAGGATCAATGAGGCCCCTGAAATAGAAGAACAATAG
- the coaBC gene encoding bifunctional phosphopantothenoylcysteine decarboxylase/phosphopantothenate--cysteine ligase CoaBC, with the protein MDLAGKRVILGVTGSIAAYKAVYLLRLLMKEGAGVQVIMTPAAREFVGPVTFSSLSGKPVLSDFFSSEGGDWNSHVEMGVSADLMLIAPVTATTLGKMAGGVADNLLVTTYLSARCPVVVAPAMDMDMYRHPSTQRNLDILKGYGVLFIEPGEGELASGLEGPGRMEEPENIIRYIRQIKSGPSKKKLLNKQVLVTAGPTHENIDPVRFIGNHSSGKMGFAIAEAFAAEGAKVSLVSGPVSLNSSAEGLEIIRVTSAGEMFDRCSALMEKMDVAVFNAAVSDFTPVFVSQGKVKRGKDEWTLRLKPTRDIAGEMGSRKRAGQILVGFALETDQELEHAREKLEKKNLDLIVLNSMKDKGAGFGTDTNRVTMIDRLGNAEKYELKPKEQVAADLVQRVVNMMENA; encoded by the coding sequence ATGGATCTTGCAGGAAAACGTGTTATTCTTGGTGTAACGGGCAGTATTGCTGCTTACAAAGCCGTTTATCTGCTCAGGCTTCTTATGAAAGAAGGAGCCGGGGTGCAGGTAATTATGACTCCGGCAGCCAGGGAATTCGTGGGTCCTGTCACATTTTCATCCCTGTCAGGCAAGCCGGTTTTATCCGATTTTTTCAGTTCGGAAGGGGGCGACTGGAACAGTCATGTGGAGATGGGCGTTTCTGCTGACCTGATGCTGATTGCTCCCGTGACGGCCACCACCCTGGGCAAAATGGCCGGCGGGGTGGCCGACAATCTGCTGGTAACGACCTATTTGTCGGCCCGCTGTCCTGTGGTAGTGGCACCCGCCATGGACATGGATATGTACCGGCATCCCTCCACACAACGTAATCTGGATATTCTGAAGGGATACGGGGTCTTATTTATTGAGCCTGGAGAGGGTGAACTGGCCAGCGGGCTGGAAGGTCCGGGACGGATGGAGGAACCGGAAAATATTATCCGTTACATCAGGCAGATCAAATCAGGGCCTTCAAAAAAAAAACTTCTGAATAAACAGGTCCTGGTAACAGCCGGACCCACACACGAAAACATCGATCCTGTTCGTTTTATTGGTAATCATTCCTCCGGAAAGATGGGCTTTGCCATTGCAGAAGCATTTGCAGCCGAGGGAGCAAAGGTAAGCCTGGTAAGCGGCCCCGTGAGCCTGAACAGCTCTGCAGAAGGCCTTGAAATTATCCGGGTGACCTCGGCGGGTGAAATGTTTGACAGGTGCAGTGCCCTGATGGAAAAGATGGATGTGGCCGTGTTTAATGCGGCTGTTTCTGATTTCACTCCTGTATTCGTATCTCAGGGCAAGGTGAAAAGAGGGAAGGATGAGTGGACCCTCAGACTGAAGCCTACCCGGGATATTGCCGGGGAGATGGGAAGCAGAAAGAGGGCCGGACAAATTCTGGTGGGATTTGCACTGGAGACCGATCAGGAACTGGAACATGCACGAGAGAAGCTGGAGAAGAAGAACCTGGACCTGATTGTGTTGAATTCCATGAAGGACAAGGGAGCAGGATTTGGAACCGACACCAACCGGGTAACCATGATCGACCGTCTGGGGAATGCGGAGAAGTATGAATTGAAACCCAAAGAGCAGGTTGCAGCTGACCTGGTGCAGCGGGTGGTAAATATGATGGAAAATGCGTAA